The proteins below come from a single Salvelinus alpinus chromosome 18, SLU_Salpinus.1, whole genome shotgun sequence genomic window:
- the LOC139543997 gene encoding growth arrest and DNA damage-inducible protein GADD45 gamma-like, which yields MTLEEVLIQKFAERAQCTGKALEEVLFSAKENDCLTVGVYESAKVMNVDPDSVSFCVLATDEEWECDIALQIHFTLIQSFCFDNDISIVRVNDMQRLAEIVGDKTGQLEDAHCCLITNPADGSWEDAALEKLHLFCEESRSLNDWVPEITLLER from the exons ATGACTCTTGAGGAAGTTCTGATCCAGAAGTTCGCTGAGCGTGCCCAGTGCACCGGCAAAGCACTAGAGGAAGTTTTGTTCTCTGCTAAAGAAAATGACTGCCTGACGGTTGGTGTCTACGAGTCTGCTAAAGTTATGAATGT TGACCCAGACAGCGTGTCTTTCTGCGTTCTGGCCACCGATGAGGAGTGGGAGTGTGACATTGCTCTCCAGATCCACTTCACCCTCATCCAGTCTTTCTGCTTTGACAACGACATCAGCATCGTCAGAGTGAACGACATGCAGCGCCTGGCTGAGATTGTTGGTGACAAGACTGGCCAGCTTGAAGATGCCCACTGCTGTCTTATCACG AACCCAGCTGATGGTTCTTGGGAGGACGCTGCTCTGGAGAAGCTGCACCTGTTCTGTGAGGAGAGCCGCAGTCTGAACGACTGGGTTCCAGAGATCACCCTTCTTGAGCGCTGA
- the LOC139543996 gene encoding growth arrest and DNA damage-inducible protein GADD45 gamma-like, with protein MEAIGKSLKEALKSAQCEDRLTVGVYESAKIMNDDPDSVSFCVLATDEEWECDIALQIHFTLIQSFCFDNDISIVRVNDMQRLAEIVGDKTGQLEDAHCCLITNPADGSWEDAALEKLHLFCEESRSLNDWVPEITLLER; from the exons ATGGAAGCTATTGGCAAATCTTTGAAGGAAGCTCTCAAGTCTGCCCAGTGTGAGGATCGCCTCACTGTTGGTGTCTATGAGAGTGCCAAAATAATGAATGA TGACCCAGACAGCGTGTCTTTCTGCGTTCTGGCCACCGATGAGGAGTGGGAGTGTGACATTGCTCTCCAGATCCACTTCACCCTCATCCAGTCTTTCTGCTTTGACAACGACATCAGCATCGTCAGAGTGAACGACATGCAGCGCCTGGCTGAGATTGTTGGTGACAAGACTGGCCAGCTTGAAGATGCCCACTGCTGTCTTATCACG AACCCAGCTGATGGTTCTTGGGAGGACGCTGCTCTGGAGAAGCTGCACCTGTTCTGTGAGGAGAGCCGCAGTCTGAACGACTGGGTTCCAGAGATCACCCTTCTTGAGCGCTGA